The Nyctibius grandis isolate bNycGra1 chromosome 3, bNycGra1.pri, whole genome shotgun sequence genome window below encodes:
- the STMN2 gene encoding stathmin-2: MAKTAMAYKEKMKELSMLSLICSCFYPEPRNMNIYKYDDMEVKQINKRASGQAFELILKPPSPVSEAPRTLASPKKKELSLEEIQKKLEAAEERRKSQEAQVLKHLAEKREHEREVLQKALEENNNFSKMAEEKLILKMEQIKENREANLAALIERLQEKERHAAEVRRNKELQVELSG, translated from the exons CTTACAAGGAAAAGATGAAGGAGCTGTCCATGCTCTCTCTGATCTGCTCCTGTTTTTACCCTGAACCTCGCAACATGAACATCTATAAATATGATG ACATGGAAGTGAAACAAATCAACAAACGTGCCTCGGGCCAGGCCTTTGAACTGATCCTAAAGCCGCCATCTCCGGTCTCAGAAGCACCACGAACTTTAGCTTCTCCAAAGAAGAAAGAACTCTCCCTTGAGGAGATCCAGAAAAAGCTGGAggctgcagaggagaggagaaag TCCCAGGAGGCCCAGGTGCTGAAACATCTGGCAGAGAAGAGAGAACATGAGCGAGAAGTGCTTCAAAAGGCTTTGGAGGAGAACAATAACTTCAGCAAAATGGCAGAGGAAAAGCTGATACTGAAAATGGAACAGATCAAAGAAAACCGTGAAGCTAATTTAGCTGCTCTTATTGAACGTCTCCAAGAAAAG GAGAGGCATGCTGCAGAGGTCCGTAGAAACAAGGAGCTCCAGGTGGAACTGTCTGGCTGA